A single Chryseobacterium sp. DNA region contains:
- a CDS encoding low affinity iron permease family protein, translated as MGHNNNFFEKFSNEAVKFTGSPVAFVGAMLLVVIWAVTGPFFHYSETWQLVINTGTTIITFLMVFLIQKAQNKDSKAIQIKLNELIAAHEKASNRIVDIEELTEKELDQIHCYYENLAQFAKKDADIHTSHSIDAAQRNQDYKHEFFKRKHEEWLQKQEQKKE; from the coding sequence ATGGGACATAATAATAATTTTTTTGAAAAATTTTCAAATGAGGCCGTAAAATTTACCGGAAGTCCGGTTGCTTTTGTCGGAGCGATGTTGCTTGTAGTGATTTGGGCTGTAACAGGACCTTTTTTTCATTATTCAGAAACATGGCAGCTTGTGATCAATACAGGAACAACAATCATTACTTTCTTAATGGTATTTCTTATTCAGAAAGCTCAGAATAAGGATTCAAAAGCCATTCAGATAAAACTGAATGAGCTTATTGCCGCTCATGAGAAAGCGAGTAACAGGATTGTTGATATTGAAGAGCTTACGGAAAAAGAACTCGATCAGATTCACTGCTATTATGAAAATCTGGCTCAGTTTGCTAAAAAAGATGCGGATATCCATACTTCCCATTCTATTGATGCCGCTCAGAGGAATCAGGATTACAAACATGAGTTCTTCAAAAGAAAGCATGAAGAATGGCTGCAAAAACAGGAACAGAAAAAAGAATAA
- a CDS encoding reprolysin-like metallopeptidase produces MSSSKESMKNGCKNRNRKKNNGVTFLWISSIGVTLLYKIYDMKMKLLCLPLAFLPVLLSAQWSKSVPKKDIAGKREHSVYYKLDIDQIRAQLMRTSKLGEGSAITIRIPTLEGRVERFAIHSFPVMDEALAEQYQLGSYVGVGIDDPSKYIRFSVAPDDFQSMVIGSEGKYEFIESAAGDKPFYSVHGKTNRSGHAFVCSTNEGKEAVGQMKELQNYSDQTAFTRKSSHQKFQTLRLALSTTGEYTRFFGGLPGAMAQINATLTRVNGVFEQEFNVHVNMINNTQIIFADPDNDPYSKVMNLYFPPSAWNTQLMNTLHGGMYGVTDADFDIGHLFGASGGGGNAGCIGCVCNNSLSVGGGANFSYKGSGITSPGVDYYAGGTWNSSSTAQLPPSGDSFDIDFVAHEMGHQLGNTHTYSYNDDAGSGTKVEPGSGSTIMGYAGITGASTDVQKHSDLFFHSVSIDQVQANLLTGARANCGTITAITNNPPVVTAMPTTYTIPKSTAFVLTANATDPDGDVLTYSWEQVNPSSIYSGITKSNIGNTTSGANFRSWAPATSPTRYFPKLSTVLGGAVKNAEDFEAASTVARTTNFRVTVRDNRPGQAQTAYADQTIIVGSAAAFTVDTASLTPNTTSEITWTVSGTTAPPYNVSDVKIDYTYDNGAAWHVLAASVPNSGTASVYIPASLAGKNIHLRVSAIGNVFYAVKNIVVAGVLAVSEAENLKSVQIYPNPVDDVLNVTHIAAKSAYEIFNAPGQLISKGIIGDGKIDVRGLMKGVYFITISNNGENIKTKFVKK; encoded by the coding sequence ATGAGTTCTTCAAAAGAAAGCATGAAGAATGGCTGCAAAAACAGGAACAGAAAAAAGAATAACGGGGTTACATTTTTATGGATCTCTTCAATAGGAGTGACCTTGTTGTACAAAATATACGATATGAAAATGAAATTATTATGTTTACCATTGGCTTTTTTACCGGTACTACTAAGCGCACAATGGAGTAAGAGCGTCCCTAAAAAAGACATCGCCGGGAAAAGAGAACATTCGGTTTATTATAAGCTCGATATTGATCAGATAAGAGCCCAGCTCATGAGAACTTCAAAACTGGGCGAAGGTTCTGCAATTACGATCAGGATTCCTACCCTGGAAGGAAGGGTTGAAAGATTTGCCATACATAGTTTTCCTGTAATGGATGAAGCGCTGGCAGAGCAATATCAGCTGGGATCTTATGTAGGAGTAGGTATTGATGATCCTTCCAAATATATCAGATTCAGTGTGGCTCCTGATGATTTCCAGTCCATGGTCATTGGAAGTGAAGGGAAATACGAATTTATTGAATCTGCAGCCGGCGATAAACCCTTTTATTCGGTACATGGAAAAACGAACAGAAGCGGACACGCCTTCGTGTGCAGCACCAACGAAGGAAAGGAGGCGGTAGGCCAGATGAAAGAACTTCAAAATTATTCTGATCAAACAGCATTTACCAGAAAAAGCAGCCATCAGAAATTTCAGACATTAAGATTAGCACTATCAACCACGGGAGAATACACCCGGTTTTTTGGAGGACTTCCGGGAGCCATGGCCCAAATCAACGCCACCTTAACCAGAGTGAACGGGGTGTTTGAACAGGAGTTCAATGTTCATGTCAATATGATTAATAATACACAGATCATATTTGCAGATCCGGATAATGACCCTTATAGTAAAGTGATGAATCTTTATTTTCCGCCATCAGCCTGGAACACTCAATTAATGAATACCCTGCACGGAGGAATGTATGGCGTTACTGATGCGGATTTTGATATCGGCCACTTGTTCGGAGCAAGTGGAGGCGGAGGAAATGCAGGCTGTATAGGCTGTGTTTGTAATAATAGCCTGAGTGTAGGCGGCGGTGCCAACTTCAGCTATAAAGGCTCAGGAATTACCTCGCCGGGAGTAGATTACTATGCCGGGGGTACCTGGAACAGCAGCAGTACTGCCCAGCTGCCTCCAAGCGGAGATAGTTTTGATATTGATTTTGTAGCTCATGAGATGGGGCATCAGCTGGGAAATACCCATACCTACAGCTATAACGATGATGCAGGATCCGGTACAAAAGTAGAACCGGGCTCAGGATCCACGATAATGGGGTATGCCGGGATTACCGGAGCATCGACGGATGTACAGAAACATTCCGATCTGTTTTTCCATTCAGTGAGTATTGATCAGGTACAGGCTAACCTTCTGACAGGTGCAAGAGCCAATTGCGGAACCATTACTGCCATTACCAATAATCCTCCTGTGGTAACGGCGATGCCTACGACATATACCATTCCGAAAAGTACAGCATTTGTGCTTACTGCCAATGCCACCGATCCGGATGGAGATGTGCTGACATATTCATGGGAACAGGTCAATCCAAGCAGTATCTACAGCGGGATAACAAAATCCAATATCGGGAATACAACTTCGGGAGCCAATTTCAGATCCTGGGCTCCAGCAACAAGTCCTACAAGATACTTCCCTAAACTTTCTACGGTCTTAGGAGGAGCTGTAAAGAATGCTGAAGATTTTGAAGCGGCAAGTACTGTCGCAAGAACTACCAATTTCCGGGTAACCGTAAGGGATAACAGGCCCGGGCAAGCCCAGACTGCTTATGCTGATCAGACTATTATTGTGGGATCTGCTGCCGCATTTACCGTAGATACAGCGTCTCTTACCCCAAATACAACTTCAGAAATTACATGGACGGTCTCAGGAACCACAGCGCCCCCATACAACGTATCGGACGTGAAGATCGATTATACATATGATAACGGAGCAGCCTGGCATGTCCTGGCGGCATCAGTTCCTAACAGCGGAACAGCAAGTGTTTACATTCCTGCCTCGTTGGCCGGTAAAAATATTCACCTGAGAGTCTCCGCAATTGGAAATGTATTCTATGCAGTGAAAAATATCGTAGTGGCAGGCGTATTAGCCGTATCTGAAGCCGAAAATCTGAAATCTGTTCAGATCTATCCAAATCCTGTGGACGATGTATTGAATGTGACGCATATTGCTGCAAAATCAGCCTATGAAATCTTTAATGCTCCGGGACAGTTGATCTCAAAAGGAATAATCGGTGATGGTAAAATTGATGTGAGAGGCCTGATGAAAGGAGTGTACTTCATCACAATCAGTAATAATGGAGAAAACATTAAAACCAAGTTTGTGAAAAAATAA
- a CDS encoding MIP/aquaporin family protein has protein sequence MTPFIAELIGTMLLILLGNGVVANVVLKGTKGNNSGWIVITTAWALAVFVGVTVAGPVSGAHLNPAVTIGLAAAGKFSWDLVPAYITAQMIGGMLGAFLVWLFHKDHFAVTEDEAGMLACFSTGPAIRKTSSNLISEIIGTFVLVFVIFHFSDPSISITADPTAKVGLGSVGALPVTFLVWAIGLSLGGTTGYAINPARDLAPRIMHAILPVKGSSDWGYAWIPVAGPVLGGIIAAVVYGLLN, from the coding sequence ATGACCCCATTTATCGCAGAATTAATAGGAACAATGCTTCTTATACTATTGGGCAACGGTGTTGTAGCCAATGTTGTCCTGAAGGGAACTAAAGGAAATAACTCCGGCTGGATCGTGATTACGACAGCCTGGGCATTAGCTGTTTTTGTGGGTGTCACTGTCGCAGGCCCTGTCAGTGGCGCTCATTTGAATCCGGCTGTTACCATCGGCCTCGCTGCTGCCGGAAAGTTTTCCTGGGATCTTGTCCCGGCTTACATTACCGCTCAAATGATCGGAGGAATGCTGGGCGCCTTCCTGGTGTGGCTGTTTCATAAAGATCATTTTGCAGTAACGGAAGATGAAGCAGGAATGCTTGCCTGTTTCAGTACGGGACCTGCCATCAGAAAAACCTCGTCCAACCTGATCAGTGAGATTATCGGAACTTTTGTACTTGTTTTTGTCATTTTTCATTTTTCAGATCCAAGTATTTCGATCACTGCAGATCCAACAGCCAAAGTAGGGTTAGGATCCGTAGGTGCGCTTCCTGTGACATTCCTTGTTTGGGCAATAGGATTATCCCTGGGGGGAACAACTGGATATGCCATCAACCCCGCAAGAGACCTCGCGCCAAGAATCATGCATGCCATTCTGCCGGTAAAAGGCAGCAGCGACTGGGGCTATGCCTGGATTCCTGTAGCAGGGCCTGTTCTCGGAGGGATAATTGCCGCTGTTGTATATGGACTTTTAAACTGA
- a CDS encoding TonB-dependent siderophore receptor, protein MNKVLSCSLLVLGGVFVNAQKVNDSIKKSKEIDEVELFGERKKPQEGLEAITRLPLKTRDQIQSISVISYKVIEDLGGLTVTDVAKNVPGVTQFGSYGGTRESMSIRGYRGVPVLKNGVQMDSDFRTAAMLTDMQGIESIQVIKGSAAVTQGIGDGLGSAGGVINVVTKVPKFINQTHVGFRYGSWDFYRPTVDFQRVLDSQGKIAVRFNAAYQNSNSFRRFINTDRIYVNPSIAIRPDDKTEIVVEMDYMNNNTTPDRGTVNLAKGDTEAIYRMPGRKFLGFSTDNAKTETFNFSTTATRKLTKNLKVRAAFMSSSFQSETIGAALAPVDRKNPNEYRDRTLTRSDREDLNKVFQFDFIGTDVMTGFMKHTFQVGFDWKESNVTTTSYDAKKVDRINVLEEINNMLPSTVDRHNFTMSKNQPVNAVNPTIGLMAQDVITFNKYLKAHLGIRYSRLNGSDKNTDYAWNPSLGVMVSPIENMNIFGSYTSTTSLRSANNPLAGGGTVGASTTKQWEAGIKSDWLNERLRFNVTFFTINTDNLSYEVLENNGQGLGVYALAGELKRKGMEVELIGKILPNLQVMTGWAYVDAQYKDSPSFVDGSAPINTPKHSANAWLNYKFNSGALNGFDIGAGIYYVGQRPVDDYKQEVVLDNGHVNGTQPGEKPFNMPDYTTVDAQAGYSFQNGIGLRVFFNNIFNAVGYNSYFRGGYIDQIQPRNFAVQLNYKF, encoded by the coding sequence ATGAATAAAGTACTATCCTGTTCTCTGCTTGTTCTAGGCGGGGTTTTTGTCAACGCACAAAAAGTAAACGATTCTATTAAAAAGTCAAAAGAGATTGATGAAGTAGAATTATTCGGTGAAAGAAAGAAACCGCAGGAAGGTCTTGAAGCAATTACAAGACTGCCTTTGAAAACCAGAGACCAGATCCAGAGTATTTCAGTAATTTCTTATAAAGTAATTGAAGATTTGGGAGGTTTAACGGTAACGGATGTCGCTAAAAATGTTCCTGGAGTTACTCAATTTGGAAGTTATGGAGGTACCAGAGAAAGTATGTCTATCAGAGGATACAGAGGTGTTCCTGTTTTGAAGAATGGAGTTCAGATGGACTCAGATTTCCGTACAGCAGCTATGCTAACTGATATGCAGGGTATAGAAAGTATTCAGGTGATTAAAGGATCTGCTGCTGTTACACAGGGGATCGGTGATGGATTAGGATCTGCAGGGGGAGTGATCAATGTGGTGACTAAGGTGCCTAAGTTCATTAATCAGACTCATGTAGGTTTCAGATACGGAAGCTGGGATTTTTACAGACCCACGGTAGATTTCCAGAGAGTACTGGATTCACAGGGTAAGATTGCCGTGAGATTCAATGCCGCCTACCAAAACAGCAACAGTTTTAGAAGATTTATCAATACAGACCGTATTTATGTAAATCCATCCATCGCAATTCGTCCGGATGATAAAACGGAAATCGTAGTTGAAATGGATTATATGAATAATAATACTACGCCGGACCGGGGAACAGTCAATCTTGCAAAAGGAGATACTGAAGCCATCTATAGAATGCCGGGTAGAAAGTTTCTTGGATTCTCAACAGACAATGCCAAGACTGAAACCTTCAATTTTTCAACTACGGCAACAAGAAAGCTTACCAAGAATTTGAAAGTAAGAGCTGCTTTTATGAGCTCATCTTTCCAGTCTGAAACCATAGGTGCTGCCCTGGCTCCGGTTGACCGTAAAAATCCGAATGAATACCGCGACAGAACCCTTACAAGATCAGACAGAGAAGATTTAAATAAAGTATTTCAGTTCGATTTTATAGGAACAGATGTGATGACAGGCTTTATGAAGCATACGTTCCAGGTAGGATTTGACTGGAAAGAATCCAATGTTACGACTACCTCTTATGATGCCAAAAAAGTAGACCGCATCAATGTGCTGGAAGAAATCAATAATATGCTTCCGTCTACTGTTGACAGACATAATTTTACCATGAGTAAAAATCAGCCTGTGAATGCGGTAAATCCAACTATCGGATTGATGGCACAGGATGTCATTACATTCAATAAATACCTTAAAGCTCACTTAGGAATTCGTTACAGCAGATTGAACGGTTCAGATAAAAATACGGACTATGCATGGAATCCTTCATTAGGAGTTATGGTATCCCCTATTGAAAATATGAATATTTTTGGTTCCTATACAAGTACGACTTCTTTAAGAAGTGCAAACAATCCTTTAGCTGGAGGAGGTACTGTAGGAGCTTCTACCACTAAACAATGGGAAGCCGGAATCAAATCTGACTGGCTGAATGAACGACTCAGGTTTAATGTAACTTTCTTTACGATCAATACTGATAACTTATCCTATGAAGTTCTCGAAAATAACGGACAGGGGCTTGGAGTATACGCTTTAGCCGGGGAATTGAAAAGAAAAGGGATGGAAGTTGAATTAATAGGAAAGATTCTTCCCAACCTTCAGGTGATGACGGGCTGGGCCTACGTAGACGCTCAATATAAAGACAGCCCTTCGTTTGTTGACGGTTCAGCGCCTATCAATACTCCTAAACATTCAGCGAATGCATGGCTTAACTATAAATTTAACAGCGGGGCTCTTAATGGGTTTGATATCGGGGCAGGAATCTATTATGTAGGGCAAAGACCTGTAGATGATTACAAACAGGAAGTGGTATTGGACAATGGACATGTTAACGGGACACAGCCTGGTGAAAAACCATTCAATATGCCGGACTATACTACCGTAGATGCTCAGGCAGGATATTCTTTCCAAAATGGTATCGGACTAAGGGTTTTCTTCAATAATATCTTTAATGCAGTAGGGTACAACTCTTATTTCAGAGGAGGATATATTGATCAGATCCAGCCCCGAAACTTTGCGGTACAGTTAAACTACAAGTTCTAA